In Oncorhynchus clarkii lewisi isolate Uvic-CL-2024 chromosome 16, UVic_Ocla_1.0, whole genome shotgun sequence, one genomic interval encodes:
- the LOC139368779 gene encoding calcium-responsive transactivator-like isoform X3, with amino-acid sequence MQSLLPAPPTPNMGSMGPGGMGQNGGSGPIHSQSNLNDAMTPGLPPPSMMQSQMSNVSMMQQPHYPSSQTGAGQQHYQGQQTAMGMLGQSGQGNSMVSQRPMGTYRPRQQGCALQYMGQDEFYGEQYGHTQSSSEPINQQYYPDGHGEYSYQQSSYGEQGYERPFDESSQHYYEGGNSQYSQQQAQYQHGSGQQQPFSQQQYPSQQGYSTQQQGYGPGQGASSHYSQYQQGQGQQYSSYRSSQAAPGAQTQRPYAYEQVQLQLPLTPRFEEDGAVQPNIGVNMETTSNKAPPPGQTSGQVRQGNSSVNAP; translated from the exons ATGCAGTCACTGTTACCTGCG CCTCCTACCCCTAACATGGGGAGTATGGGTCCTGGAGGGATGGGGCAGAACGGGGGCAGTGGGCCCATACACTCCCAGAGTAACCTCAACGACGCCATGACACCTGGCCTGCCCCCCCCCTCCATGATGCAGAGTCAGATGAGCAATG TCTCCATGATGCAGCAGCCTCATTACCCGTCGTCCCAGACTGGGGCCGGGCAGCAGCACTACCAGGGCCAACAGACTGCTATGGGCATGTTGGGGCAGAGCGGACAAGGCAACAGTATGGTGAGCCAGAGGCCCATGGGGACTTACCGACCCAGACAGCAAG GATGTGCACTGCAGTACATGGGACAAGACGAGTTCTACGGAGAGCAGTATGGACACACTCAGAGCTCCAGTGAGCCCATAAACCAGCAGTATTACCCTGATG GTCATGGCGAGTACTCCTACCAACAGTCGTCCTATGGCGAACAGGGCTATGAGAGGCCCTTTGACGAGTCCTCACAGCACTACTATGAAGGAG GCAACTCCCAGTACAGTCAGCAGCAAGCCCAGTACCAGCATGGCTCAGGTCAGCAGCAGCCCTTCAGCCAACAACAGTACCCCTCACAGCAGGGCTACAGCACACAGCAACAGGGCTATg GTCCAGGTCAGGGTGCGTCGTCCCATTACTCCCAGTACCAGCAGGGTCAGGGCCAGCAGTATAGCTCCTACCGCTCTTCCCAGGCTGCCCCTGGGGCACAGACACAGAGGCCCTACGCTTACGAACAGGTACAGCTACAGCTACCCCTGACCCCACGTTTTGAGGAGGACGGTGCTGTCCAACCAAACATTGG GGTCAATATGGAAACTACCAGCAATAAGGCACCACCTCCTGGGCAAACTAGTGGACAGGTTAGGCAAGGGAACAGTTCTGTGAATGCCCCTTAA
- the LOC139368782 gene encoding mitochondrial ribosome-associated GTPase 2 yields MLTTLTKFQSRRWFVQEISRLFAQVCVRHEFIGSLLLGLKSNLAAQRKTTGIMNVSTSCALCAKPRISKKKELSEKKLTRHFVDHRNVKLLAGAGGKGACTFHSEPRKEWGGPDGGNGGDGGNIIIKVDLQVKSLAQVAPVYKGDNGDSGGSKNCYGRNASTTYIAVPVGTVVKEQGKTVSDLSQHNQEYVAVFGGAGGKGNRFFLSNENRAPMTATLGERGQERVLQLELRTMAHAGLVGFPNAGKSSLLRAISNARPAVAAYPFTTLNPHVGIVNYRDHEQVAVADIPGIICGAHLNRGLGISFLRHIERCRFLLFVLDLSSPEPWTQLQQLRYELDQYEPGLTHRPHAIVANKMDLPGARGNLEALRGHVAHRVIPVSALTGQNTEELILHLRELYDGYLQTHGQGSGQDMPTRW; encoded by the exons ATGTTAACTACATTGACCAAATTTCAAAGCCGAAGATGGTTTGTCCAAGAGATAAGTCGACTATTTGCACAAGTTTGCGTTAGGCACGAGTTCATTGGCAGCTTGTTGCTAGGGCTCAAAAGCAACTTGGCAGCACAGAGGAAAACAACTGGAATCATGAATGTCAGCACGTCCTGTGCATTGTGCGCCAAACCTCGAATTTCTAAAAAGAAAGAACTTTCAGAAAAGAAACTG aCTCGCCACTTTGTGGACCACCGCAATGTAAAGCTATTGGCTGGAGCAGGTGGAAAAGGGGCCTGCACCTTCCACAGTGAGCCCCGGAAAGAGTGGGGTGGACCAGACGGAGGGaatggaggagatggtgggaACATAATCATCAAAG TCGACCTGCAGGTGAAATCCCTGGCGCAGGTCGCCCCCGTTTACAAAGGAGACAACGGCGATTCAGGAGGCAGTAAGAACTGCTACGGACGCAACGCCAGCACAACCTACATCGCT GTGCCAGTGGGCACGGTGGTGAAGGAGCAAGGGAAGACGGTGTCAGACCTCTCCCAGCACAACCAGGAGTATGTGGCTGTGTTTGGGGGGGCAGGGGGAAAGGGAAACCGCTTCTTCCTGTCCAATGAGAACCGCGCCCCCATGACGGCCACCctgggagagaggggacaggagagggtcCTCCAGCTGGAGCTGCGCACCATGGCCCACGCCGGACTG GTTGGGTTTCCCAATGCAGGGAAGTCTTCCCTTCTAAGGGCCATATCCAATGCCAGGCCTGCTGTGGCTGCCTACCCCTTTACCACCCTTAACCCCCATGTGGGTATTGTCAACTACAGGGACCATGAGCAAGTGGCAG TGGCTGACATTCCTGGTATCATCTGTGGGGCCCATCTGAACCGAGGCCTAGGGATCTCCTTCCTGCGCCATATTGAGCGCTGTCGCTTCCTTCTCTTTGTCCTGGACCTGTCCTCCCCAGAACCCTggactcagctccaacaactGCGCTATGAGCTGGACCAGTACGAGCCTGGCCTCACCCACCGGCCCCACGCTATCGTAGCCAACAAAATGGACCTGCCTGGGGCTCGGGGAAACCTAGAGGCCCTCCGGGGCCACGTGGCCCACAGGGTGATCCCTGTGTCTGCCCTCACAGGCCAGAACACAGAGGAGCTGATCCTGCACCTCAGGGAGTTATATGATGGCTATCTACAGACCCATGGACAGGGCAGTGGGCAGGACATGCCCACCAGGTGGTAG
- the LOC139368783 gene encoding uncharacterized protein SCO4629-like isoform X1: MPEHWQCILDQHVREMDKESEKWARILWDYLCLPHSLEKSDVIIGLGCHDVRVAERSAALFLEGWAPWLLFTGYQGNQTAGVWSRPEADVFLDVALRMGVPRVNILLETEATNTGDNICFSYRLLKERNIPANRVILVQQPFMERRVSATFLRQWPDQGEHTHAIVTSPQMGISAYPHPTVGTAADLITYMLGVLERIRDYPQKGFQVEQEITPSALSAYHWFLQAGYIPK, translated from the exons ATGCCGGAACATTGGCAGTGCATCCTGG ACCAGCATGTGAGAGAAATGGACAAAGAGAGTGAGAAGTGGGCCAGAATTCTGTGGGACTACCTTTGTCTGCCCCATTCTCTGGAAAAG AGTGATGTCATAATAGGCCTGGGTTGCCATGATGTGCGTGTGGCGGAGAGGTCAGCCGCTCTCTTCCTGGAAGGGTGGGCTCCTTGGCTGCTCTTCACTGGTTACCAAGGCAACCAGACTGCAG GTGTGTGGTCGAGGCCAGAGGCTGACGTGTTCCTGGATGTGGCTCTGAGGATGGGAGTGCCCAGGGTGAACATACTGCTGGAGACAGAGGCCACCAACACTGGAGACAACATCTGCTTCTCATACAGGCTCCTCAAGGAGAGAAACATCCCAG CCAACAGGGTGATCCTGGTCCAGCAGCCCTTTATGGAGCGCAGGGTCTCTGCAACATTCCTGCGCCAGTGGCCTGACCAAGGGGAACACACGCATGCCATCGTTACCTCCCCACAGATGGGCATCTCTGCCTACCCCCATCCCACTGTGGGCACTGCCGCGGACCTCATCACATACATGCTAG GTGTTCTAGAGAGGATCCGTGACTACCCACAGAAAGGTTTCCAGGTGGAGCAGGAGATCACACCCAGTGCTCTCTCTGCCTACCACTGGTTCCTGCAGGCTGGCTACATTCCCAAGtga
- the LOC139368783 gene encoding uncharacterized protein SCO4629-like isoform X2 yields the protein MDKESEKWARILWDYLCLPHSLEKSDVIIGLGCHDVRVAERSAALFLEGWAPWLLFTGYQGNQTAGVWSRPEADVFLDVALRMGVPRVNILLETEATNTGDNICFSYRLLKERNIPANRVILVQQPFMERRVSATFLRQWPDQGEHTHAIVTSPQMGISAYPHPTVGTAADLITYMLGVLERIRDYPQKGFQVEQEITPSALSAYHWFLQAGYIPK from the exons ATGGACAAAGAGAGTGAGAAGTGGGCCAGAATTCTGTGGGACTACCTTTGTCTGCCCCATTCTCTGGAAAAG AGTGATGTCATAATAGGCCTGGGTTGCCATGATGTGCGTGTGGCGGAGAGGTCAGCCGCTCTCTTCCTGGAAGGGTGGGCTCCTTGGCTGCTCTTCACTGGTTACCAAGGCAACCAGACTGCAG GTGTGTGGTCGAGGCCAGAGGCTGACGTGTTCCTGGATGTGGCTCTGAGGATGGGAGTGCCCAGGGTGAACATACTGCTGGAGACAGAGGCCACCAACACTGGAGACAACATCTGCTTCTCATACAGGCTCCTCAAGGAGAGAAACATCCCAG CCAACAGGGTGATCCTGGTCCAGCAGCCCTTTATGGAGCGCAGGGTCTCTGCAACATTCCTGCGCCAGTGGCCTGACCAAGGGGAACACACGCATGCCATCGTTACCTCCCCACAGATGGGCATCTCTGCCTACCCCCATCCCACTGTGGGCACTGCCGCGGACCTCATCACATACATGCTAG GTGTTCTAGAGAGGATCCGTGACTACCCACAGAAAGGTTTCCAGGTGGAGCAGGAGATCACACCCAGTGCTCTCTCTGCCTACCACTGGTTCCTGCAGGCTGGCTACATTCCCAAGtga